From the genome of Nicotiana sylvestris chromosome 1, ASM39365v2, whole genome shotgun sequence:
GTTCATATAGCAGACACCAACTTTTTCAATTCAATtcaattttactgcttcattaatGATTTGGTAACACCGGTTTGCTTCTTGTTTTGTGAAGTCTCATAggttttgatttttaatttttgtaagaGCTTTGATTTCAAGATTTGGGTTTTTCTCTGAAAGTATAATTAAGCTACTTTTGTGGTAAAGTTTTGAACTTTGTGCCTTGTTTTGTTGGATTTCTTTATGGGGTTTTGCCCTATTATTGAGTGGACTAGTTGTTGGCGTTTTTAGGTTGAATGAGGTATGTTATCTTTTAGGGCATCAGACTCGGCTTCAGTGTAAGTGCTTTTTGTCTTTTtcagttattttgatgatttaaacTGATTAATTCAATTCAAGTTTACTGCTCTGTTAATGACTTGGAAACATATGGATACATGGCTTGTCTGCTTCTTGTTTTTGTGAAGAGTGATAGGTTTTGATGTTAAATTATTgtcagaatttcaattcaagatTTAGGTTTTCCTCAGAAAGTATAATTATGCTGCTTTTGTTGCTAAAGATTTCAACTTTATGTCTTGTTTTCTTGCATTTCATTTCTGAGGTTTTGCCCTATTATTGACCCGGACTTGTAGTTGAGATTTCTTAGTTTGAATGAGTAGAGGCGGATCctggattttgaattttatatgtTCGAGTACGGGGTTCTGTCACAACCTTGATATTGTTTCTACTTGTTTTGTAAATTTTTAAACACACATACATGGTTCGAGCCAATAACCTGAACTCTACATCCGCCCCTGTTTGAATGAGGTATGGAATCTGTGAAGAGGGTCTCTTAATTGCTAGTGCTTTGCTGCAGATTGTCACCTTGCTGGTTACTACTTTTGGGATTGCTATGATGGCTGACGGAGAGCTGGAATTTTCTAACCAAGAAATGTTATCAAGTTCGAATTTTGGTGAATTTAGTAGTTCCATGGACAGCTTTTTCAATGAGATTCTCAAGGATACGCATGCCTGCACTCACGCCCACACTTGCAACCCGCCTGGCCCTGATAATTCTCATACACACACTTGTTACCATGTTCACACCAAATTCGTGCCTCCCTCAGAGGAGGACGAGGATAAGAACCCCAGTGATGATACTGCAGAGTCTTCagagaagaaaggaaagaaaCGACCTGTGGGTAATAAGGAAGCCGTTCGCAAGTATCGTGAGAAAAAGAAAGCTCGGGCTGCTTCATTGGAGGATGAGGTTATCAGATTGAGGGCTATAAATCAGCAACTATTCAAGAGGCTGCAGGGTCAGGCTGTATTGGAAGCTGAGGTTGCTAGGCTCAAGTGCTTGCTTGTCGACATCCGAGGAAGGATTGAAGGGGAAATTGGATCATTTCCATACCAGAAGCCGATGAAGAGTGGCAATGTATATCAGAACGTAGTTAATCCTAATATTCCTGGATCATATGTGGTGAACTCTTGCAACCTACAATGTGATGATCAGGTTTATTGCCTCCATCCAGGTGCAGAAGTTAAAAGCTCAGACGGCACTGTATTAAATGGACAAGGCTTCAATAACTGTGAATTTGAGACTCTCCAATGCTTGGGTAATCAAACCTCTGGAATGGAGGAGGTTCCTTGTCCTATGGATAATGGCACACCTACTCCTACTGCCAACACTTCTGGTCGAAGCAAGAGAAAAGGTGAGTTGATGTCATTTCCTCTTAAAGTTAATATCATCTGAAAATTGGACTATCTTAAGTATTTTGTACCACCTTAACTGAGCTTAACTGAGCAAGTGAGCATTGTCCTTCAGCTCACATGAGCACGGTTACCATTTGGAACTAGGACTAATGTCTAATGTAACCTTATTTCACGAAAGGATGTCTTTATTGTGTACAATAACATCATCTAGTTGAGCCATTACATCGTCTAATCGAGCCATTACTTTTTTCCTACTATAACTAAtataatccattaatcaaatGAATATCTTCATTCTCGTGTTCATATAAAATGGACGGAACGtgtttgtatatataaattgttagTATATTTTATCTGTTTATGTCTATAGGAATTTTATTTGTAATAATATGATTTGCAAGTAAATGAAATGGGTGACATTGTCTTAATATGATTTGCATACACTTACATGCTTAATATTACTTGCCAAGAGTTGAAAATAACAATTTTGACATTACCAAAACTGAATACTGggcttaaaataataaaaagggtGATTTTGTCCCTCCGTTTCAAAAAGTAAAATAGTTGTAATTATGCAAATTCTATCTTAAGATTCTGATACCATTTTCCCCAAAATTAAGAGTCGCTAAGAATTTCAATGTTTCCCCTCAAGTCCCGAGGAATTGTTTGTAATTAAATAGATgtgtacaaaagaaaaaatgagcTCCGCTGATACCTGCTAATGCGGAGTGAAGACAAGGAACGACTTCAAGAAAGTTTGGATCACAATACCATGGTGCAGAATCTGGTGCATTCTGAAAGAAAGGAATGAAAGATGGTTTGAAGATAAATTACAATCAATACATTTCTTTAGAGCAAACTATATGTATCTTTTAGCTTTTTGGTGTAAATTGGATGTAATAGATGATTTCAAAGGATATATGAATTTCGTCAGACATCAGCTCCCTTTGTTACAGAATAGGTCAAGAAAATTGTTAAAGGGAGTCTAATATTTGCTGGAAGTAAAGCATCTACTGGATGCCATGTAAGAAAGTTTTGGCTAACCGTGtcgcaaaaagaaagaaaaaattgctCACCTTGATTACCAAACATATTTATCTTGGACTGAAATTCTAAATAATGAAACATGAAGGGGTTTAAAAAGCAAAAGTTTGCAATGTATTGTGCCTTTTATGTAGCTTGTAAACTTTGTTAGTTCCTCAAATGCAAATGAGCTGAACAAGAAACAGTTTAATGTACTAGTGTAGAACgacaactctttttttttctcaaagcTGCCTGACTGTCCTCCTTTATGTTGATCTTTGCTTTGCTTTTTCAGGAGGCGCACGTACAACAACAGCAAGTTGATGAACTGTGTCAGAGAAGCATCTTTTGTTCTTGGGAATAAGTACGTTTTGTTATGTGCTCTCTCTTGGGATTTCTTCCCAACTTATCTATTTTGTTGAGTTCAGTTATAATCTCCTTCCGGCTGTTGAGTTGGTGGCCTAGTAGTTATTTATCAACAGTCATGTAAAGCAGAACAAATTGAACAAATATAGCTAGCAGAACTCATGAAGAGGATACCAAGAGTTTTGGTTTTCTGTGAAGATCTGGAAGCTTTTTATTCCTCAGTGTTGTATTTCTTCATTCTTTTTGATGAATATCACCTCTTGCTTATGGATCGTTGAATTGATAAGTTGTCGTTCCTAGATTATGTGAATTTGAAACCACTAAATTTGGAATAGATGGTGGCTTTGTTTATTGCTCGTGATTCTGCTTTTAAGAGTGAGTCAAGTTCAAACACTCTTGACAAATTATTGAAGTGCATTTGCTTGGTTCCTCAGTTCTCGTTCTCTTTGTTTTTACTTCTGGGACCACATGGTGTGTTAAGTAGTTTGAGCTTAAATACAAAAGatctgttacgcaacgccttcctgatgttctttgaaagggcaacgtaaggctaagcaaccgatgtcagtgcggttgttgtccgccaatgaggtcacctccgcacgctagactagattgtcagtgtcgtgcgggaaaaccaatgtcacgagcaattgcggaagctgtgagagaattgggttttgaatgatgatgattttattgatgaatgaaatgctgattacaaaagatgcggtgtcgagggtgAGAGACACCCGTACAtaaaattgattgctgaaaatgtttgattgtttgatcccccctaataatgcttaaaaaaataaaccaacattacatgactagtcctaataaagctgtggaagcacactgaatgaaaatgatgtaaactagcctataattacaatgaataggacttagtttattacaatgtaGAACTAAGTCTGATGGCatcaactttgtcttgcgggtcatggtctgcgcgcgcgttgctgtgggcgcgcgcgacattTGCTGTGTTGGTCTGAGactgggcgctggtgcttggcatcagggtctgtgcgcgaggcgctgctggaatgggcctgcagttGGGTGCtagcgaggcatcaggatctgcgcgtgcggcattgtcagggcgcgcgacgctgttgtcattggccagccactgggcgctggcgagaagcatcagtggggcgacagaggcgcatgcgcgcttgtcacttggcgcagccaagaccatgGGGCCGACCATGgagctaggcattgtgaggcttgctaggccgccatggggcgcgaccaaggggtcatggggcgtgtctggaaagcagcccatgacattctcccccacctgagttggcgccgtcctcggagccttatgatgatgatgatgatgatgcttctggtggttgttggatgggagggatgcgcccctctgttctgtgagcttgctgttgtagcgaggcaatgatttcatgcggctaacatggaagactggatggatcttccaccaggatggagttttcacctggtatgtggacttcccaatgcgttttttgatgggcaggggcccgatgtatttttgttgcaggcgagggtcatgggccctctctgcaaacaagtatcgctttgggatgcatagcattactttgtcccctgtttgatgttgggcaaagcaaagattttgttcggtgaatctttttgcccgctcttgggctttgacgagatagctccgcactatccccatgttgcgctcccattcgctcgagaagttggcagctcgaggagatttcggcatggttgatgcattcaccatTTGCAGGAGAAGCGGTTGTTGTCcgttaacaatttcaaaaggactTTTGTTtatatgatggctcttttgagaattgaaacacattTGAGTAGCATCcaagagcttcacccaatgcttctgtgatccggttgcaaagttgcggagatattcctccagcatgtcatcgaaccggtctgtctggccatccgatggtggatggatgtctgagttgtgactcaatgttgacccaaagcacctgaagagatgggtccaaaagttgctagtgaagcgtgagtcgcgcctactaacaatgtctttgggtagacccc
Proteins encoded in this window:
- the LOC104238836 gene encoding basic leucine zipper 23-like, with product MMADGELEFSNQEMLSSSNFGEFSSSMDSFFNEILKDTHACTHAHTCNPPGPDNSHTHTCYHVHTKFVPPSEEDEDKNPSDDTAESSEKKGKKRPVGNKEAVRKYREKKKARAASLEDEVIRLRAINQQLFKRLQGQAVLEAEVARLKCLLVDIRGRIEGEIGSFPYQKPMKSGNVYQNVVNPNIPGSYVVNSCNLQCDDQVYCLHPGAEVKSSDGTVLNGQGFNNCEFETLQCLGNQTSGMEEVPCPMDNGTPTPTANTSGRSKRKGGARTTTAS